The following is a genomic window from Neurospora crassa OR74A linkage group III, whole genome shotgun sequence.
CAGACAGATAGGTTGATACCAGGTTGATTGGCGCCACGTCTTGAGGCCAAACTGTACAAGAAAATAAGAGGTACACATGGCGGTGAGAGCCTTATAGGCGGCCCTCTTCACAAGCGTTTGGTGATTTTTTTGTCTGGCTGATCGGCTAGGCGTCCGTTCTCATGACCAGCGTGACCGCCCTGCAAGGTACCTGACCAATACCCAGGCATGCACTCATGTGGCGGCGCAGCGTCTATCCAATCCCATGCCAGCTTGCCCCAAATCCTGGGGGGTTCTGCTGCATCCGCGTCCGGTGAAGCTCGGTTCCGGGGCGTTTTACCTTGGCAGTTGCTTGCCCATCCATTTCCGTTatcaacctcctcttccttcctcttcccctcttccatcttcttctcatcatccATCTGTATCACAACATCAATACTCCTAACATCATCACAATGAGGATCTCGGCTTCAACCGTGCTCCTCGGGGCTGCCTCGGCCGCCTCGGCCGCCTCGTTTCAGAACCAGGCCCAGCATGTCCTTGCCGACAACTTTCACAAGGCCCATGACGCCGTTAAGCCCGTCGCCGACTCGTTCGCGCACACTACCCTTGAAAGCTTTGAGGAGGCCTTCAATGGCATGAACTCCCAGGCCAAGGCCCTTTGGGACGAGATCAAGCTGCTTGTTCCTGAGAATGCTTTCGATAAGCCCACCTGGTTCAGCAAGCCCAAGGCTGCTAAGCGCCGCAAGGACTGGGACCACGTCGTCAAGGGCGCTGATGTCCAAAAGCTGTGGGTTAAGGGCGCCGATGGCGAAAAGCATCGTGAGGTTGGCGGCCAGCTCGACAACTTCAACCTGCGCGTCAAGTCGGTCGATCCTTCCAAGCTCGGCGTCGACAAGGTCAAGCAGTACAGCGGTTAccttgatgacgaggagaacGATAAGCACCTGTTCTACTGTAAGTCAATCACGCTCGAATGTACTTGGTTAGTAAAAATCACGGTGCTGACTCGGACTGTCCAGGGTTCTTCGAGTCTCGCAACGATCCCAAGAACGACCCCGTCGTTTTGTGGTTGAACGGTGGCCCCGGCTGCTCTTCGCTCACTGGTCTCTTCCTTGAGCTCGGCCCTTCTTCCATTGACAAGAAGCTCAGGGTTGTCAGCAACGAGTACGCTTGGAACAACAACGCCAGCGTTATCTTCCTTGACCAGCCCGTCAACGTCGGGTACTCGTACTCCGGCAACGCCGTCAGCAACACTGTCGCTGCCGGCAAGGATGTTTATGCTCTCcttaccctcttcttccaccagtTCCCCGAGTATGCCAAGCAGGACTTCCACATTGCTGGCGAGTCTTATGCTGGTCACTACATCCCTGTCTTTGCTTCCGAGATCTTGTCCCACAAGGATCGCAACATCAATCTCAAGTCCGTCCTTATTGGTAATGGCTTGACTGATCCTCTTACCCAGTATGAGCACTACCGCCCCATGGCCTGCGGCGAAGGTGGCTACCCCGCCGTTCTCAGCGAGAGCGAGTGCCGCAGCATGGACAATGCCCTCCCCAGATGCCAGTCTCTTATCCGTAACTGCTACGAGAGCGGCAGTGTCTGGTCGTGCGTTCCTGCCGCCATCTACTGTAACAATCAGTTCATCGGCCCCTACCAGCGCACTGGTCAGAACGTCTATGACATCCGTGGAAAGTGCGAGGATGATAGCAACCTCTGCTATAGCGCTCTTGGCTGGATCAGCGACTACCTGAACCAGAAGGATGTCATGGACGCTCTCGGCGTCGAGGTTGAGGGCTATGAGAGCTGCAACTTTGATATCAACCGcaacttcctcttccaggGTGACTGGATGCAGCCCTTCCATCGCCTCGTCCCCGGCATCCTCAAGGAGATCCCCGTTCTCATCTATGCCGGTGATGCCGACTTCATCTGCAACTGGCTCGGCAACAAGGCTTGGAGCGAGGCTCTTGAGTGGCCCGGCAAGAACGGCTTCAACAAGGCTGAGCTCGAGGACCTCTCTCTTCCCAAGGCTGACAAGGAGTACGGCAAGGTCAAGTCCTCCGGAAACTTCACCTTCATGCAGATCTACCAGGCTGGCCACATGGTGCCAATGGACCAGCCTGAGAACTCGCTTGACTTCCTCAACAGGTGGTTGGGCGGTGAATGGTTCGAGCAGTAAGAGGTTCTTGACCTAACAGGAATCGCGACCGGCAATCGGGGATCTTATGAGTGTATGATGGATAATGATTGATACGGAATAGGTTTTGGTTACGACAAGGGCGTGTGTATACAACGAGGGTAAAGACCATCGGGACCTTACGGATTCCCTTGGCTAGTGTCAGAGAGCTCGCGTCTGTTTGATGGTTCAGACAAGACCCAGCGTGGCGTAATGAACAGCACCCGGTAGAGTTTGTATACAGAATGAAATTTGTTTTATTGTCAATAAACACTACTCCTAAGCTCATGGACACCATTTCTGACAGTCCACCTGAACAGCCAAGTATGGACAGTCATCATGATGTTGAATAATACAAAGGGAACAATGCGCAGATGTTTGTCTCTTGCTTCCAATTTACTGTCAGATATATTTCGACGACTTGGCTGAGCCCGTCTCCACTTTTAAACCCGATATCTCGCGTTGTTGAATTTGTGTGCTTAGAACTGATGACCAGAAAACGTACATCCGATCTGTGTGGTGCTTCTTATAGTAATCATTGTTCGTGGTATAAGAGAACACGCTCTATCTAGGGGATCTTAGTTGCGAGGGCGTTGGACACTGCTGTCTTGTGTCCGTAGAGGCAGGTCTGCTGACTTAGCGGTAGCTGTCTGGCTTTTCGAGGAAGTCGGGTTCAAGAATGAACGCATACAGTCTCATACAAACCAGACGAGCAGATTCTTTGAggagaggcagaggcagcgAGTAGAAAAGAATAAGTCAAAGATGGTAATGTCATACATCATTCTGTTTTACGATACTTTGGTTCACTGGCAACCACTCAGCTCAGCTCAGCTCTTCCTCATTTCCTCATATCAAAAACTGACTGGGTCGATTAAGAGGGAGGGTACGACACGTAGGAGGATGATAAAAATAACAATGGTtgatggatgggttgggTATGTTGAAATGAGAACTGAACTCCGGGAAGTCTAAGCAGCTAGTAATCTTGTTATGATAATCCAAATGACGATGAGCCCTAGCCAAACCAAGCCAAAGAAGGAACCATGCaactgaagaagaaaaaaaaaaaaaaaaaaaaaaaaagacaaaatgACAGACGGAAAAGGAAgccaaaaaaaaggaggtaTCATGTAGAAGGTCAAGTCTTTGTCAAGACAGgtaaacaagaagaaaagaaacacaCAAAGAAGTGATAAGAATGAAGCAAGTCCCATGCAAACCTCTACTAATACACCGACACAACCGAAGTAGAATTCGCGAGTTCTTTTGTTTCCTCGGATGAGCCCAGAATAGAGTCGagcttctttctctttcttttcccctcgCTCTTGGGAAGATTGAAATGGTGGTAGTGAAACCTCctacaaaagaagaaaagtaaTCACAAAAAAGCATGTCTGTGTGAAACAAACTCGGAAGAATAAATaaccaacaagaagaaaacgaagaagtagaagaagaatagaaaaaataaaaaaagaagaagaagaaaaagccgACAGTAAAAATGCtctctccccctctcccctttccccccccctcccattGCCTTTCCTAATCATGTGTATACGTGTGTAATTTCGCCGGTGCATCCTTTCCTAATCCCAACCAACTCGATCAATCAATAATCATAAATGCATCTTTTCTCTCCAACCCCTTACTGTCCCAACCGAATAATGAGCAACCGAATGTgaataaaaagaaacttCGTGTATTGGTCCACAAACCCAACCAGAACAAATGATCTTCCTTCCGATTGGGGGACGACACTGACACTCCTCATAATCTCTGGGCGTCCAGTAGGCCAGTGTCAACCAGCATCGATGCCAATTGAGAGGGTTTGTGGTCGGTATTGAGACTTGTGGAGCCAATGATGAATGGGCCACAGGCTGGCGTTTCGTAAGAATCTCGCGAACCTCGATTCTATAAATTGCAACCGGGCTCAGCAGCGGCAGTGATACGAGGGTAGGCGTCTCAACAACACCCCTAAGATGAGATGGAAAGGGAGACACTTTGCGTCAACACCATCAAATCCTATTGCGGTATTATCGATGTTGCACGATCTACAGCGGAAAGCTTCATGAGCCGCTGGGTCGAGGCCTCCATTTCTTTGCGCGCTTGACGATATCGGGTGAAGAATCCGAGAGCGTAGCATCGTTATCATCTGCCGGGACGACAGGCATGCTACCTTGTTTCGGAGGCGGCGACGAAAGCCGAAGCAGAGAGATGGTGCTCTATCCCATCGGATCTGCTGACCTTTCGGGGCTTGCGGGGCATGAtgtttttccctttttcgaTTTGGTGAACGAGGAGAATTTGGACGAAAACTTGTTCTTGAGACCCATCAGgctcgccttcttcctcatcgttTTACCGTTGCCGGTGTCTTGTTCCGGTTTCAGATATTCCTGTCCTAATGTCGATCCGCTGCCATTCATGTGACCGTTTCCGTTAGACATGTTATCTTCGTCATCGCTTATAAAATGATCGAGTTTTTCGTTCACTTGCAGCTGATCTCGGTCCGAAGACATCTTGGTCGCCTCAGGAATTGCAGTCGGAGAGTCTGGGGCTGTGACAGTCGTCATAGGAACACCGACAGATTTGTCCATCGAGTCCCTGCTGATGATGCTCGTACCCTGCGTACTAGGCGAGAGCGGCATCTTGCCCGTCGTCGCGCTGTTTGCCTGCGAACCCCACTCTCCCGAGCAGGGTGCTGAGCTGCCTTCGGTCGCCTCACTGCATCGCTGACGATTCGATCCGTGTAACCCGGCACCTCCACGGGAGAAGTCGGTAGTCGTAAGACTGGGAAGCACACCGTTAGGTCTTCCATCGAGGGCACTTTTTTCTGTTGGAGGCTCCGAATCGCATTTCGGCGGGGGGCTATATTTAGAGATGCCAGGTTGGTTTTCCATCGTCGATCCTGCCGAGGGGAGTAGGAGTTCATTCTCAAAGTGAGTAAGGTTGAGTTCCATTTCGTCAACGGAGAACTGTAGACCGGGCAAGATATCTGCCACGCCTCGGAACAGAGGGAAGGCAAACAATTCCATGAATTTTAGCTGGGACCTGATCCGGCCGTCAAGGCTCGTCGATGGTGGAGCGATAAGTGCCGTTTTTTGACCCATATCCATCTCAATCTGAGTCTGCAATATAAGCTCGTCATTCAGCAGGTGCATCCACTGTGCACCGATATCGTGTCTCCGTGCGACGTTACTGATGTCAGCGCACTTGATTATAAGAGCGCACACTAGCACCCTCGCCTCGTCGACAGCCTTCTCATTCCAACCGTCAAGATCAGGTTTTTGAGCTTGAAGTTTTTGCAAGTTTCCGAGTTTTGCCATGTAGTCGAAATGCAGGGCCATGTCCGTAGCCAGGATACAACTGATCATCAACGTGCGCAGACGCCTATTCTCGTAAAAGATCGGCCAATGTCGCTTGAGAATCTGGCAGTAGCTGGTGCTGTGGAAATTCTCCAGGACTGAGCGATCGTTGTAAAGCTCTGCGAGAGGCGCTCGTGCCTCGATCAGAAAGCCGTTGTTGACACCGGGATGCAAAACATCGTGACCAATGGCAGTAAGGAGAAGGGTGAAGGCTTCTTCCGGACCTATGGAGGGTGTTCCAGGAGATTCTGCGATTGGGCTTGTATGAGTACCGTTGACGTTTGGATAAGGAGGCAATGCGCCAATCCGGAGCAGCTGCTGAAAAGTTGCCTGTAGAACGTCGACAACATGTCGAAAGTTATGGTATGGCACAAAACCCATATAAGCAGCCCGACAAGCTTTGAGGAAATTTTGCAACTGCGTTGGCGAGATGCGAAATGCCTTTAGCTCTGGCATGGATAAGGCATGGTTTAGTGTGAGTTCGGCTGCGACTATCAGCTCGTCGTAGTCAAATTTGTGAGCATCGAAATGCCATGTGCTGATGGCACGGGAGATTTCAGCTCGCTTCTCTGGGCATACCGAGATATTGGCCTTATAGATCTCATTATCTCTGTCGTCCTCCGTGCTGCAGATCTTCTTAATCAAACTCTCCACGAGGTATTCACGGAGATAACCATACGGCCGGGTATCGTTGAACACAGCGATCAGTGATCGTTTTCTGCCCTTACGCACGTCCGCCAATGCTTGTTTCCTTGAAAGAGCGTCCTTGTAAGCGTAATATGCCCTGTCTTGAATCACTGCGATGCTCTTAGCATTCAGGGGACCCGACAAGACTGCCTTGGCCCCAAAATCGATACATTGTTGTCGCATCCTCGTCCTATCTGCCCCACTGATGTTGTTCATGGCGTCGGGTGATTGGATGAGTGGGACAGGTATAACCTGCTCGTAGAGATGGCGAGCACGAGCTTCGGACTCGATCTTTTTAAGTAACGAGAGGCCGTACGAGTTGCCATCGTGGCTCTCGTCCCTGCGTTCATTCGGAAATTGGGCCGGGAAGAACTGCTGGTAAGGGGTGTCTAGGAGGATAATCGTTGGTTGAAGATCGGCCTCGTGATCTTCTTGGGGCTGGAGCCAGTGGGACATGCAGGCACCCTCAGTGCTGCACAAGTAAGCTGCGTCCGAACAGTTAGCACAAAAGGTCGACATGAAAGGATGGATATCAGCGGCCCCGCAAACCTTCTGGAAAAATCTCCAAAATGCACTTCACAGTGTCGGCAATGCAGTTTGGTTCCGTCTTTGCAACATACTCGTCCAAATGCCTTGCGCTTCGTTGGATGCAGCGGTCCTCGGATACTGAGCGGTTGACGTATATAACACGGTAGTGGATGTCCTCCATGGCAACTTGTGGTTCCTCCATGATATCCATGTTGACTTTTGGTAGTGACCAGTCTCCCTGCGACTGCACTCTGGTGCCGAAAAAAGATGACTGTCCAAAACCACAACCTTGAATGCTTGGGTTTCTTGCCGACGCACTGAAAGTAGCCAATGCTTGTTTTGGCCTCGGGGAAAGGGACCAGCAATAGGCCAAGACAACTCCGACAGCGTTTGGACGCCGATGCCTCTTTTGACGCAACCACTAATTGGTTTAATTTTGGATCGGTTTTCTCTATTCCGAAGGCGAGGCGGTTGTGATCGGTGCGATAGCGAGGGATGCAAACTCCAAAGTCTCGGCACGAGTTTCAAAAGTGGACTGGAAATGCTGGCAGGCGATATTTGCGACAATGAAAAACAAAACTGGAATTGTGGTGTCCGACGAGTAGGAATGATTTTTTCGAGACGCTCAAGGAGGCGAGGAGACTGCTAAAGGGCCGATCGAGGTCGAGTTGCCTGGGTGGTTAGGAACTAGAAACGCGACGCACAGAAGGTCAGATTGAACAGAATCCCGGCGACGACGGCATGCGCGTCTAGACAATTGTGCCGTAAATCGCGGGTAGTCGGTAGTTGATGACATGTAACgggtggttgttgtcgtgCTTCAGGCGGACTGAGACTCGGGGGAAAttggaagacgaggaggatgcaaagaaacaaaaaggaaggatGGAATCGCCTAGGGCGTATgactggaggtggtggcagACATAGACGGGAGAAGAGATAGGGGAGGGCGTGGAAGGAGTTTTAGAACTCGCTACTTTCCAGTGAGAGGTGCTAACGGTAGCAGTATCCGTACTCGGTACACACACTGGGTAGGCAGGCAGGCCAAGCAAAGGTACAGGTGCATGTACCTTGCTGTGCAAGTAGAGGgcaggtaaggtacctttgGAATGGGCAAAGAATGGGACGGGACCCGAATGTGGGTGACAAAGGCCAGGTACCTTcccttctacctctacactacctcttACCACGTCGAAGCAGCGGATAGCGGGCGGGTATCaacaaggaagaggagggaggggggggggcagGGCGATGCTATACGTACATTGGACAGGAGATGTTTGCCGTTGGTCGATATTGGCTGCCACGGCAGCAGTGGTTGGAATATGACAGAGACAGGGAGGCCGGCgacgaaagggaaaaagccACGGCCCCTATGGAGATGTGGTGGTTGCTCAATTGGTAACCGCAAATGTAATAAAATGGGAGAGGCTAGACCCGTTCGCTTTGGATGGGCATGGGTTTCCAAGGGCGGGGTTCGCTTCTTACATGTACTCTatctaatttttttttattttttattttttgtCGTCGTTCTTTGGTTCAATGGTCCTTGGCTTGGGAGCTGGGATGACGCGCGAGCCTGGCGACCGAACACTGGTAGAAGCCGGCATGGAATCATGGAACCCATCCAGCGCTGCACTAGTATCAACACTTTGGTTTCATCCACCGAACCTGCGCGGCATGGCACTCGGGTTGGCCGATGCCTGAGCGTGGATCAGCGCccgctaggtaggtaggcctGTTACGTCAAGATCCAAGCATGaacaagaagggaaagaatgtcgaaaaaaaaaaaaaaaaaaaaaaaaaaaaaaaaaaaaaaaaaagaacggaTGCCACACAATCCATGCTTGGCGAGAAGCCATGTGTGCGGCGCGCGACGGCTTCTTGCAAAAGGGAAGCAAGCAGGCCAGGTCGATGCTACCAGGGTCAAGTGTTCCCCCTTTCTGTGAGCCAGTCAGGCTCGGCCAAACATCAAGTGAGGAGCGAATGGGAGGAAGCCCGACATGGGCGGGCAGACCAGCCAGGGTCGGCCGCCTTGCAATGGACGGTTGGGGAAGTTGCTGCGCGAACGAACGGGAAAGGTATCGCTGGCACGACATTTCAGTGGCCCATCAGCGAACAGCCCCAGCTTTTGGCCGTCTTCGAGAAAAATCATCGAACGCGCTAAGGCAGCCCACGTCTCCCGCCCACCCGCGCGCACAGCACACCAAGGCACCATTGAAATTGAAGGAAGCACCTGAGGCCCCTTCTGCAGCATCCTCTGCGCCTCACAGCACACGACTCGATGCATTCCTGTCTACGAGTGGACGCACCACAGATTGTCATGCCGCCGCAGGTCCCACGGCCGGGTTTCTATTTCTCTGGAAGTCAGCAAATACGGTAGGTACCGTATGGTGGTCGAGGTGGTGGTCACTGCAGTGCCCTGTTCGCATCACTGCCCTGCCCGGTCGCTGTGGCCGACCTTGACAGTGTGcgctttccctctttttgaCAGGTGGACCGAAAACTCGGACCCACAAGGGGTGCAGCAAATTTTGCTCATTGACCACCTTCCATCTGATCATGACTGGGATTGCGAAAGCAGATTAGgtatctaggtacctagaggtagctaacccccctcccccccccccaccccccGGTCCGCGGTGTCCCGTCTGGGCAATTGCTCTCCGTCAGTCTCCGTGCAGCCGCGTCGGTTTCCGTCCAAGGCCTGGCTGCG
Proteins encoded in this region:
- a CDS encoding carboxypeptidase Y, with the translated sequence MRISASTVLLGAASAASAASFQNQAQHVLADNFHKAHDAVKPVADSFAHTTLESFEEAFNGMNSQAKALWDEIKLLVPENAFDKPTWFSKPKAAKRRKDWDHVVKGADVQKLWVKGADGEKHREVGGQLDNFNLRVKSVDPSKLGVDKVKQYSGYLDDEENDKHLFYWFFESRNDPKNDPVVLWLNGGPGCSSLTGLFLELGPSSIDKKLRVVSNEYAWNNNASVIFLDQPVNVGYSYSGNAVSNTVAAGKDVYALLTLFFHQFPEYAKQDFHIAGESYAGHYIPVFASEILSHKDRNINLKSVLIGNGLTDPLTQYEHYRPMACGEGGYPAVLSESECRSMDNALPRCQSLIRNCYESGSVWSCVPAAIYCNNQFIGPYQRTGQNVYDIRGKCEDDSNLCYSALGWISDYLNQKDVMDALGVEVEGYESCNFDINRNFLFQGDWMQPFHRLVPGILKEIPVLIYAGDADFICNWLGNKAWSEALEWPGKNGFNKAELEDLSLPKADKEYGKVKSSGNFTFMQIYQAGHMVPMDQPENSLDFLNRWLGGEWFEQ
- the acon-2 gene encoding aconidiate-2, variant, which translates into the protein MDIMEEPQVAMEDIHYRVIYVNRSVSEDRCIQRSARHLDEYVAKTEPNCIADTVKCILEIFPEAYLCSTEGACMSHWLQPQEDHEADLQPTIILLDTPYQQFFPAQFPNERRDESHDGNSYGLSLLKKIESEARARHLYEQVIPVPLIQSPDAMNNISGADRTRMRQQCIDFGAKAVLSGPLNAKSIAVIQDRAYYAYKDALSRKQALADVRKGRKRSLIAVFNDTRPYGYLREYLVESLIKKICSTEDDRDNEIYKANISVCPEKRAEISRAISTWHFDAHKFDYDELIVAAELTLNHALSMPELKAFRISPTQLQNFLKACRAAYMGFVPYHNFRHVVDVLQATFQQLLRIGALPPYPNVNGTHTSPIAESPGTPSIGPEEAFTLLLTAIGHDVLHPGVNNGFLIEARAPLAELYNDRSVLENFHSTSYCQILKRHWPIFYENRRLRTLMISCILATDMALHFDYMAKLGNLQKLQAQKPDLDGWNEKAVDEARVLVCALIIKCADISNVARRHDIGAQWMHLLNDELILQTQIEMDMGQKTALIAPPSTSLDGRIRSQLKFMELFAFPLFRGVADILPGLQFSVDEMELNLTHFENELLLPSAGSTMENQPGISKYSPPPKCDSEPPTEKSALDGRPNGVLPSLTTTDFSRGGAGLHGSNRQRCSEATEGSSAPCSGEWGSQANSATTGKMPLSPSTQGTSIISRDSMDKSVGVPMTTVTAPDSPTAIPEATKMSSDRDQLQVNEKLDHFISDDEDNMSNGNGHMNGSGSTLGQEYLKPEQDTGNGKTMRKKASLMGLKNKFSSKFSSFTKSKKGKTSCPASPERSADPMG